CGGCTGTGGCTGAGCTGAACAGAGACCCGAAGAGCCGTGTGGGCTGAGCCTCATGCAGGGGAGGGTCGGCCTGGAGGAGCGGGCTTTGTGCTGGCAAGTGCTTTGCTTCTTCACCTGATCCTGTTCTGTCCCTGGGGTACAGAGCTGGCCACCTGCTGTTAATGAGATAAACTTGCCAAAGTAGACCCTATTCATCGCCCTTTTATCCCAATATAACAAAGAGTATTCATTGGTATATTTCAAAATCGAGAATCATTTTATTATAAGTCCTTTGGAAagtgcctcctccaggcccccagcacacacagcccCATGGCCCTGAGCACAGACGCCCTGAAGGGGCCCCCCCTTTCCCAGGTCGTTGCTTACCTGTGAGCACATTGGGTCACAGTATCGGCTGCGTCACCTCCTCGGGCTGACTGTACAGGAGGTCATAGGGGCGTCTTCTAGGAAGTCCAGAGAGAGAGTTTCATGTTATTAAAAAGGCCTTGAAAACGGTGATGACGTGGTAACAGGTAACCAGGTTTGTATAAATCGTGGGACAGAGAAGTGTGATTCCATCGCGACTCGAGCGCTCTTTTCCTCCCTTACAGGAGTTTGAAAGGGAAAAGCATGCCCACAGTGTCCTCCAGTTTCAGTTTGCTGAAGTGAAGGAGGCCCTGAAGCAAAGGGAAGAGATGCTTGAGGTGAGGAgcttctcctgtttttcttttctttttgtgacttaGGAGCATTCTGTTGGTTCGTTACTCAGGTTTTCTTGAAAGTGGCATTTAGGCTGATTCTCTCTGCCTCGCTGAAGGAGACGGTCCCTTTGTGAGAGAGGGTTCTCATTTTTTGGTGGCTTCATGTTTCTTTGGGGAGTTGTGCCCCTTAAGGTGTCCCCATCCTCATCCCTGGAACTGGGACTGTGTCACCTTACACAGCAAAGGGGATTTTGTGGGCGTGATTAAATCAAGGACCTTGTGGTGGAGGGTGGGCCCAGCGTGATCAAAAGTGTCCGtacaagagggaggcaggagagtcaagGGCAGCAGAGGAGCTGCGACCGTGGAAGCAGAGGTCAGCCCCGTGAGGAAGGGGCCACAGGCCAAGGACTATGGATAGTCCTAGGAGCTAGAAAGGAGGGGAAGTAGAGTCTCCCTTCCCACCCGCACCGCACTgcacctctccagcctccagaagagaACCGAGGCCCGCCCAAGCCTTGGGGATGCCCTGCGACGCGTTTGGGGCTTTGGAGCTCCCGGACACTAACACAGAGCtgatttgtaactttttaaaaacttgactaGAACTTTAGTGCCTATAAGTGAGAGTTTCCCTCAAGCTGGTTTTCTTCCTGCACTTCCTGGAGCTGTGATGAGGACGAGGATGAAGTCCAGCATGCTGAGAAGGAACTCGGCCTCAGGGAGGAAACGCAGTGCTGGGACCCCCAGGGGCGCTTGCTGGCTCAGGGACTGTCTGCACTGGGGACTCTCTTCCTGTTTAACCCTgaatctgctttctctctgtctcctatTCTTCAGGAAATCCGACAGCTACAGCAGAAACAGGAGAGTTATAGCAGGGAGATTTCTGATCTTCAGGAAACAATAGAGTGGAAAGACAAAAAGATAGGGGTAGGACTCTGACGTCTGTTCAAGTGGGTGGTCTGCTTAGCGAATGGAGTGCTTTCAGGGCCTTTGGTTTGCAAAAAGGCTTGTCTGAGTTTGCATGTGACCCCCACGTGACATAAAACTAATCAAAGAGAGACTACACTAACTGACCCCCGAGTTATTAACTCCCAATTGACACCCAACATGGAGATGCTCATTTTGTCAGCGTGAAGGGGCTCCCTGCCTACCTGTGACCAGCGACAGAGCTCAGAGCGGGGCGGAAGGCACTCCTCGGGCAGGTTAGTGCCGGGAGGCTCAGACCTCCTGGAATTCCCTGGGGGCCGGCGTCGCCTGGGCTTCTCCCCATTTGAGGAAGCTGCAAGGTGACAGGTGCTGTGCCCCCATGTGTTCCCACCTCGAAGCCTCCCCAGGGAGGCGTCAggtcctctccctcccagcccgcCTGCATTTAGGAGTGATGGCCAGGGACGGGGGAGCCCGTCTGTGCCTCTGACGGCTCCGGGTGCCCGAGCACGGCATCAGCCCGTGCGCACCGTGGCCGGCGCCTCGTCCTCGCCCCCATGGGCGCATCGCCCCTTAGTTCACTGATGTGGGGGTTTGTGTGGGTGTCtggcgtgtgcatgtgtgtttgcttAGGACTGCTTTATGTTTATCTGGGACCACAAACACCGAGACTCAATGTGCAGAAACAGTCTCAACTGCTGCAGTAGTTGTCAATGGGGGTCCTTaagcatttcttcttctttatttttgcctcctttaaGTGGGTACGTTGCTTCTGTTCATTCTCTTAACAACGCTGTGAAACCGCAGACAAAGCCAGGAGACAGtgtgaaaaagaaatttccaGTGCCTTCGAAACGTTCCATGTCTTTCCCGGCAGCATGAGCATGAACGTCTCTTGGCTGGCGTGAACTAAGTGAAAAGCTTAACACTTGCGTTTGTTTGTATCTTTAAGCACGTTCTATAGAATGCCCTGACGATGTTAGTGTTTCACACAGTAGAAGCCCCCCCCACCTCTGGAGCCACCTGCTTACCTGTGCgaatcttctctctctttgctcTGCCGCGCACTCAGGCAttagagaggcagaaagagtTCTTTGATTCCATAAGGAGTGAACGAGATGATCTTAGAGAAGAAGTAGTCATGCTGAAAGAGGAATTAAAGGTATGAAACCaaaatgtagttaaaaaaaaatccaggtgacAACAGCAAATTCCAGGATTCTCaagaatgaatgtgtgtgtatagcaGTGTTAATTAATTTCATGCCATTGattttagttctgttttttaatttttttgatgggggaaggtaattaggtttattcatttgtctctttttggaggaggtcctggggactgaccTCAtgaccaggacctcatgcgtgctaagcatgtgctctgccacttgagcgataccctccccccTTAGTTCTGTTACTAAAATCACACTGACCCCAAAGAGACATGTGACGTCAGTGAAGGCTCTGCTGGGGTGTTTGCAAGCACCTCTGATCTTGGAAGCAACTCTGATTTCCAATAACATTTTTGATAGGCTGTCTAAATTTTTTCTCCAACTCAGTAAGTTCCCCGGGATGCTACTCAAAGTTAGACaatgtatttgtttcttaaataaaaggCTCGAATTTAAGGCCCTCTGTAGCTGGACGGTGGTCTGGGTGACTGGACTTTGAGGTCCAGTGGGTGTAGGCAAGTTCCACATCCTCCCTGGCCTTGGCAGGGGGTCTTCAGCTGCTGGCTGGACACTGAGTTGAAAAAGCCAACGGGCAGCACTGGGGGTCAGAACTCAGGGTGGACTCTCAGCCAGACTGTAGGGGGTGGCGTGGGGTCTGGAAGAGGTGCCTGATGGCTGCAAAGACCGCGGAAACAGCAGTGTCAGCTGCTCACGCTGAGGGTCAAGGCCAGAGCCTCGAGCCAGCAGGGAACGGGCTTAGCACTCCGGTCCCCAGCGCTGCTCTTCCCCGGGCGTGAGTCCCCGCCTGGGCCAGGCCGGCAGAAAGAGCTGCAGGCGCTGGGAGGAAGGGACCGATGGGAAGGCAGACGGCCCGGAGTTCGAAGAGTAGCTGTTTTTAAAGTGTTTGCTCGTAGTGAGCAtgaattctatttcttttgaatttaacAAACATGCCAGCGGCCAAGTTTCATTCACTCCTTTCAGAACACGGaagtctttctttgtctctctctctgcttttaaagaacaCGCCCAGGGCTGTAGAAGTCGAGATCACTTTACAGTGACTTGCTTCACGGTCTGCTTTGTGGCAGCCTACCGGCCACTCCCTCCAGTTTAGAAGGATGCCCTTCGAGTGCCTTGTCACCAGCACAGTAAGACACAGATGGGCACGTGCAGGAAGGAAGTTTCCCTGGAGGAAGACGTCCCCGGCCTGTGTGTTGATAGACTATTTTACAGGGCTGGTACCTAGCACTTCTCTCTCTGTAGTTTTTCCCCTGCTCAGGGAAAaaagggttttcttttaaaattattatttatagaatGAAGTTTAACCTACTGTCCCTCGGTGAGTATTACGGTGAGCCTGTTTTTGTTCCCAGAAACATGGAATAATACTAAATTCAGAAATAGCTACCAATGGAGAGACTTCGGATGCTCTAAATAATGTTGGCTACCAAGGTTCTCCGAAGATGACAAAGGAAGAGTTAAGTGCTCTCAAGGCGACAGGGGATGGGACGCTAGGTAAGTACTTGATTTCTTTGATCCTTCGCCTTCCAGTCAGCATTGATTCACCCTCCATGCATTCTTAGAATTGAAGTAATCACCAGTGATCAATTAACAATCACCCAGCATGCCGTTGGTTCTGTCACTTCATGGGAACTTCTTGCCAAATGATGTGATCACCCACCTGTGTTGTCTGGCGTGCACCTGTGTTCAGTGCTCACCACCAATGGCTtaagaatacatttcttttgcttctcaAAGCTCCCAGCGAGACTGTGAATGTGAGGAAGGTAGTCTCAAAATTAAGTGACCATTTTGACAGTACTCTGGTTTTCCTCAGATATGTGCCAAATACGGCTTTTTAACTTACTCTGTTGCAGAATTGTCAAAAGCTCAGAATAGCAGAAGCTGTAAAGTAAGTTAGTTGACCGTATTCACAAGCCAACACTGCACATCCTGTGCACCGTTGAGTATTTTGGGAGTGTGAGGTACTGCGGGCAGCAGACGGACAGGAAGCCTtggatggaggggagagggacaggtAGCCCCAGGTGGTCAGTGTGCTCAGTGTGGAGGGTTTCCCTCACCAACAGGAGTCTGAGTATGTCTGCCCCTTGGTCAGAGGTGCTGTTCTTTTGTACGTCATATTTTTGcttctgaaagaataaaaattgggGAACCCAATAGATTATAAGGATATTTTATACAGTTGGCAAATATCTGAAAAGATTCACCGATTAATATTTGTCATAATACTTGGCTTTTGGATAAACCTTCAGAGTCCGGCAGGCAGCCTGAAGCTGTAGCTGGCAAATAAGGCCTCGCTTGTCATGGGTTGGGTACCAGCGCCTTACAGAGGAGCTGGAATAAGACCGGGGGCCGTGGCTTTAATTTCCATTTGGAAGGTGACTCGTTGCCTCATTGTCTTGATGGCTGTTGAAGAAACACAGCTCTTTTCGTTGTGTGAAAGTTGCTGGAAGGAGATAAAGTGATGGATTTCCGTCCTGCCTTTCTGCTGGCCACCGAGCAGCTAGAATTGATCGTGCTGCTCTTATTCAGGTAGACGTTTGTAAATCCTTGACCGCTGCTGTGTCACGGACACTTAAAGAACTAGAAACATCAGTTTTGTACGTGGTCTTCAGCATATCTTTGGATCACGCATCCCTATCAGTAAAGAATTGTGGGAACTTCCCAGTgtaggtgtttattttttatttatatatgtgtaatatttaaTGAACATGAAATGTACATTATAAAACATAGGCAATACTAGAAATTTGTAAGGGGCCAAGCCAAGCTAACTCTCCGTGATGTCCCGCCAGTCTGCCCATTTTCCCGGGGGAAGTGCCCAGCTGTGGGGACTGCTGGTCCTACCTCACCAGGCTCTGACTTTCAGTAGCATGGTCGCTCACATGCTGGGGTGTTTGTTTGGAAAATCTGAAATGTAACTGTTCATTGCAAATCAGGAGCAGGTTCTTTAACTCGTAACTCTTTAATCGATGGATGATTTGTTTTGAATTAAGTGGCCTCTGGACCTGAGGCGTCTGCCTCCTGCTGGAACTGCTCCCCTCCCCGCAGGGGAAGCAGCACAGGTGTTGAGGGCACAGGCCGCTTTCCCAGGAAGACAGCgattggaggggctggggggtggatTTCTTTTGACCTTCATGAGCTGTTTCAACAGTGGCTTCCTTGAGGTTGACCTTGAGGCTGAGTTTTTCAAGGTGAactgaatgtttcttttaaaaatttgagggGGTGTGTGGTAGAACTCAGCGGtgcagcacatgcttagcgtgcacgaggtgctgggttccatccccagtccctccattcaaaacaaacaaacaaaagatttgaaagcTGCTTTTAGAGCTGTGTGAGATGCAGTTTGATAGCTGGAAAAGTCCGAGTGGTCCCCGTGTGCATCTAGAAATGGGAAGAGAGGACACGAACCCCCGGGCGTCCCGAAACCCCCGACTGTGGATGGTTCGGCTGCCTGACGCAGAGCTCGCTCTTATTTGTTACAACTTAACTTCACCTTTGAACGTCAGTTCACCCCAGTGGCACCAGCAGCTGCTCTCACCTCTGAGATGGCTCTGCTGGGCGGACGTGCTGCTGCGATGGGCGCTCTGCCGCACAGACCTGGCAAAGGCTCCTGTGCCCTGTGCTTCCTcggtgtgtctctgtctctcggAGCGGGGTTGGGGGGAATGAGAACCTGTGTTTACGTTGTCTGTTAAGTGGTCACCACATCATGGGGTCCCTTCAATTTTCTCAATGGTCTTTTAGGAAGAGCCAATGAAGTGGAGGTGGAAAGTGGCATGGTGGAGAATGAGGGCAGAGGAGCAGTCTTGCAGAGCACTGGGCAAGAGCAGCGCAAAGAGGACCCAGTAAAGGACTGTGTGGACACAGAGGTGTTGCATCCTGGTGAAGGTGCCGAGGACCAGACAGCCTCTGAAGacagtgccccctccccaggaacaTTAGTAAATGTCAAGAATGAGGAACAGGGTGAGAGCCAAATAGAGAACACATCCCTCCTTGAAAACCCAGAGCAGGTGGAGTCCAGTGAGGTCATAGACACGCCAGGTGACAGGGCTGGTGCTTCCCTTGAGCAGTCCGGATGTCTTTGTGCACTGGATGATGGAATCCCGGGTCCTGGGATTGGGCAGGGTGGTGGTGATGCCCTGGAGATCAACAACCAAAGTAAAGAATCtgcagaaaaacaggaaaaagaaaaccaggaagatTGTCAAACCAACGTGGAGGAGATTAGCACAGAACCACGCCAGGAGTCTGCTCCTTTGCAAGTGTCTGAAGTTGAAGGGCAGAGCAGTGCAGACACCCATGAGCCAAGTGGGAGCCCCACAGAGGCTGTGCTAGAGGCAGGGCTCACTGGACTTGGGGAGCAGGTGGGCACAGTAGCGTCAGGTCCTCCAGGGTGCAGCGATGACACAGTGAGTTACTGTGAAAAATGTGTGGTCGATGCCACCAAAGAGTTGGACCCAAGCATAGGGCATGATGTAGAGAAAGAACCTGCCCGCCAGGAAGCGGCTGAGCCCCAAGAGGTCCCAGTTCCGAGCACAGAGGTAGGTGGGGAAAACAGTGAAGAGGACGGAAGGGAATCAAGGGATGAGGAACCAATGGAGATGGAAGTGCAAACCATTCCTCgttccccagcagccagcagcagtCCTCAGGTGGCACCAGGTCTGGAAACGGCAGCTGCCGACAGTGAAGCCCCAGCTGGGAGAGACCCCGACGGAGAGAAGGAtgagcagcagggagaggcaCTGGACTCATCCCAGAAGAAggcaaagaacaagaaaaagaaaaacaagaagaaaaaatcacCAGTACCTGCAGAAACGAAAGACACTAAGAAAGAGTTTGCATTGCAGACCCCAGATTTAAGTGAAGGAAAAGAGGTAGAGCAGGGAAAACCCACTGACCAGAAACCAGCTGTCGAAGTGCAAAATGAAGTGACTGAAAACCCAGAACAGAGCATTGAGACAGGAAGCAACGAAGATGTGGATTGTCCAGGAGATCCTAAAATTGAGTCAGAGAGAAAATTTAGCCGAGATGATTCTGATGTAAACGCTGAGGCAGGGAGAGCAGTACCTGATGGAGACACAGTGGATTCCGAAGATGATGCAGTTCCATCATCAGGCACCAGTGCCAGTGACAAGGGATTGGGCCACGGTGTGGTAGGAGATGATGCTGAGGAAGACAGCGCCGCCCCCAGCAGGCCTCCGGGTCCAGAGAATGAAGTGCCTGGCCACGCCCTGCTCGAGGACCAAAGTCCCTCAAAGGATGCTAACGATGCCTCTCAAACAGAAGACACAGAAGGG
The genomic region above belongs to Camelus ferus isolate YT-003-E chromosome 5, BCGSAC_Cfer_1.0, whole genome shotgun sequence and contains:
- the LRRFIP1 gene encoding leucine-rich repeat flightless-interacting protein 1 isoform X7, with translation MDMGTQGSGRKRLPNRERLTAEDDALNQIAREAEARLAAKRAARAEAREIRMKELERQQKEIYQVQKKYYGLDTKWGDIEQWMEDSERYSRRSRRNTSASDEDERMSVGSRGSLRSQPDLEYGGPYAWTNGYDGELYGSQSLNRRSGGNSSYSGDGRFSTLSSSREETLGLSCSDLGLPRRCFAPKPLSAQNGNRPLYPYSAARPAGSYRASVFPESSLGGARRGNACGSHTPSEPSGHLKSSSRSSSRASSARASPVVEERPEKDFTEKGSRSLPGLSAATLASLGGTSSRRGSGDTSISLDTEASIRELKELNELKDQIQDVEGKYMQGLKEMKDSLAEVEEKYKKAMVSNAQLDNEKTNFMYQVDTLKDTLLELEEQLAESRRQYEEKNKEFEREKHAHSVLQFQFAEVKEALKQREEMLEEIRQLQQKQESYSREISDLQETIEWKDKKIGKHGIILNSEIATNGETSDALNNVGYQGSPKMTKEELSALKATGDGTLGRANEVEVESGMVENEGRGAVLQSTGQEQRKEDPVKDCVDTEVLHPGEGAEDQTASEDSAPSPGTLVNVKNEEQGESQIENTSLLENPEQVESSEVIDTPGDRAGASLEQSGCLCALDDGIPGPGIGQGGGDALEINNQSKESAEKQEKENQEDCQTNVEEISTEPRQESAPLQVSEVEGQSSADTHEPSGSPTEAVLEAGLTGLGEQVGTVASGPPGCSDDTVSYCEKCVVDATKELDPSIGHDVEKEPARQEAAEPQEVPVPSTEVGGENSEEDGRESRDEEPMEMEVQTIPRSPAASSSPQVAPGLETAAADSEAPAGRDPDGEKDEQQGEALDSSQKKAKNKKKKNKKKKSPVPAETKDTKKEFALQTPDLSEGKEVEQGKPTDQKPAVEVQNEVTENPEQSIETGSNEDVDCPGDPKIESERKFSRDDSDVNAEAGRAVPDGDTVDSEDDAVPSSGTSASDKGLGHGVVGDDAEEDSAAPSRPPGPENEVPGHALLEDQSPSKDANDASQTEDTEGHMTSESLSQTGRKDLDHISLENDDSAPAGELGDFSSESREEMRGRNGKGRSKEECSVS
- the LRRFIP1 gene encoding leucine-rich repeat flightless-interacting protein 1 isoform X3, yielding MDMGTQGSGRKRLPNRERLTAEDDALNQIAREAEARLAAKRAARAEAREIRMKELERQQKEIYQVQKKYYGLDTKWGDIEQWMEDSERYSRRSRRNTSASDEDERMSVGSRGSLRTNGYDGELYGSQSLNRRSGGNSSYSGDGRFSTLSSSREETLGLSCSDLGLPRRCFAPKPLSAQNGNRPLYPYSAARPAGSYRASVFPESSLGGARRGNACGSHTPSEPSGHLKSSSRSSSRASSARASPVVEERPEKDFTEKGSRSLPGLSAATLASLGGTSSRRGSGDTSISLDTEASIRELKELNELKDQIQDVEGKYMQGLKEMKDSLAEVEEKYKKAMVSNAQLDNEKTNFMYQVDTLKDTLLELEEQLAESRRQYEEKNKEFEREKHAHSVLQFQFAEVKEALKQREEMLEEIRQLQQKQESYSREISDLQETIEWKDKKIGALERQKEFFDSIRSERDDLREEVVMLKEELKKHGIILNSEIATNGETSDALNNVGYQGSPKMTKEELSALKATGDGTLGRANEVEVESGMVENEGRGAVLQSTGQEQRKEDPVKDCVDTEVLHPGEGAEDQTASEDSAPSPGTLVNVKNEEQGESQIENTSLLENPEQVESSEVIDTPGDRAGASLEQSGCLCALDDGIPGPGIGQGGGDALEINNQSKESAEKQEKENQEDCQTNVEEISTEPRQESAPLQVSEVEGQSSADTHEPSGSPTEAVLEAGLTGLGEQVGTVASGPPGCSDDTVSYCEKCVVDATKELDPSIGHDVEKEPARQEAAEPQEVPVPSTEVGGENSEEDGRESRDEEPMEMEVQTIPRSPAASSSPQVAPGLETAAADSEAPAGRDPDGEKDEQQGEALDSSQKKAKNKKKKNKKKKSPVPAETKDTKKEFALQTPDLSEGKEVEQGKPTDQKPAVEVQNEVTENPEQSIETGSNEDVDCPGDPKIESERKFSRDDSDVNAEAGRAVPDGDTVDSEDDAVPSSGTSASDKGLGHGVVGDDAEEDSAAPSRPPGPENEVPGHALLEDQSPSKDANDASQTEDTEGHMTSESLSQTGRKDLDHISLENDDSAPAGELGDFSSESREEMRGRNGKGRSKEECSVS
- the LRRFIP1 gene encoding leucine-rich repeat flightless-interacting protein 1 isoform X40 — protein: MTNPAATQNKEIDCLSPEAQRLAEARLAAKRAARAEAREIRMKELERQQKEVEERPEKDFTEKGSRSLPGLSAATLASLGGTSSRRGSGDTSISLDTEASIRELKELNELKDQIQDVEGKYMQGLKEMKDSLAEVEEKYKKAMVSNAQLDNEKTNFMYQVDTLKDTLLELEEQLAESRRQYEEKNKEFEREKHAHSVLQFQFAEVKEALKQREEMLEEIRQLQQKQESYSREISDLQETIEWKDKKIGALERQKEFFDSIRSERDDLREEVVMLKEELKKHGIILNSEIATNGETSDALNNVGYQGSPKMTKEELSALKATGDGTLGRANEVEVESGMVENEGRGAVLQSTGQEQRKEDPVKDCVDTEVLHPGEGAEDQTASEDSAPSPGTLVNVKNEEQGESQIENTSLLENPEQVESSEVIDTPGDRAGASLEQSGCLCALDDGIPGPGIGQGGGDALEINNQSKESAEKQEKENQEDCQTNVEEISTEPRQESAPLQVSEVEGQSSADTHEPSGSPTEAVLEAGLTGLGEQVGTVASGPPGCSDDTVSYCEKCVVDATKELDPSIGHDVEKEPARQEAAEPQEVPVPSTEVGGENSEEDGRESRDEEPMEMEVQTIPRSPAASSSPQVAPGLETAAADSEAPAGRDPDGEKDEQQGEALDSSQKKAKNKKKKNKKKKSPVPAETKDTKKEFALQTPDLSEGKEVEQGKPTDQKPAVEVQNEVTENPEQSIETGSNEDVDCPGDPKIESERKFSRDDSDVNAEAGRAVPDGDTVDSEDDAVPSSGTSASDKGLGHGVVGDDAEEDSAAPSRPPGPENEVPGHALLEDQSPSKDANDASQTEDTEGHMTSESLSQTGRKDLDHISLENDDSAPAGELGDFSSESREEMRGRNGKGRSKEECSVS
- the LRRFIP1 gene encoding leucine-rich repeat flightless-interacting protein 1 isoform X10, with protein sequence MDMGTQGSGRKRLPNRERLTAEDDALNQIAREAEARLAAKRAARAEAREIRMKELERQQKEIYQVQKKYYGLDTKWGDIEQWMEDSERYSRRSRRNTSASDEDERMSVGSRGSLRNSSYSGDGRFSTLSSSREETLPLYPYSAARPAGSYRASVFPESSLGGARRGNACGSHTPSEPSGHLKSSSRSSSRASSARASPVVEERPEKDFTEKGSRSLPGLSAATLASLGGTSSRRGSGDTSISLDTEASIRELKELNELKDQIQDVEGKYMQGLKEMKDSLAEVEEKYKKAMVSNAQLDNEKTNFMYQVDTLKDTLLELEEQLAESRRQYEEKNKEFEREKHAHSVLQFQFAEVKEALKQREEMLEEIRQLQQKQESYSREISDLQETIEWKDKKIGALERQKEFFDSIRSERDDLREEVVMLKEELKKHGIILNSEIATNGETSDALNNVGYQGSPKMTKEELSALKATGDGTLGRANEVEVESGMVENEGRGAVLQSTGQEQRKEDPVKDCVDTEVLHPGEGAEDQTASEDSAPSPGTLVNVKNEEQGESQIENTSLLENPEQVESSEVIDTPGDRAGASLEQSGCLCALDDGIPGPGIGQGGGDALEINNQSKESAEKQEKENQEDCQTNVEEISTEPRQESAPLQVSEVEGQSSADTHEPSGSPTEAVLEAGLTGLGEQVGTVASGPPGCSDDTVSYCEKCVVDATKELDPSIGHDVEKEPARQEAAEPQEVPVPSTEVGGENSEEDGRESRDEEPMEMEVQTIPRSPAASSSPQVAPGLETAAADSEAPAGRDPDGEKDEQQGEALDSSQKKAKNKKKKNKKKKSPVPAETKDTKKEFALQTPDLSEGKEVEQGKPTDQKPAVEVQNEVTENPEQSIETGSNEDVDCPGDPKIESERKFSRDDSDVNAEAGRAVPDGDTVDSEDDAVPSSGTSASDKGLGHGVVGDDAEEDSAAPSRPPGPENEVPGHALLEDQSPSKDANDASQTEDTEGHMTSESLSQTGRKDLDHISLENDDSAPAGELGDFSSESREEMRGRNGKGRSKEECSVS
- the LRRFIP1 gene encoding leucine-rich repeat flightless-interacting protein 1 isoform X41 produces the protein MDMGTQGSGRKRLPNRERLTAEDDALNQIAREAEARLAAKRAARAEAREIRMKELERQQKEIYQVQKKYYGLDTKWGDIEQWMEDSERYSRRSRRNTSASDEDERMSVGSRGSLRVEERPEKDFTEKGSRSLPGLSAATLASLGGTSSRRGSGDTSISLDTEASIRELKDSLAEVEEKYKKAMVSNAQLDNEKTNFMYQVDTLKDTLLELEEQLAESRRQYEEKNKEFEREKHAHSVLQFQFAEVKEALKQREEMLEKHGIILNSEIATNGETSDALNNVGYQGSPKMTKEELSALKATGDGTLGRANEVEVESGMVENEGRGAVLQSTGQEQRKEDPVKDCVDTEVLHPGEGAEDQTASEDSAPSPGTLVNVKNEEQGESQIENTSLLENPEQVESSEVIDTPGDRAGASLEQSGCLCALDDGIPGPGIGQGGGDALEINNQSKESAEKQEKENQEDCQTNVEEISTEPRQESAPLQVSEVEGQSSADTHEPSGSPTEAVLEAGLTGLGEQVGTVASGPPGCSDDTVSYCEKCVVDATKELDPSIGHDVEKEPARQEAAEPQEVPVPSTEVGGENSEEDGRESRDEEPMEMEVQTIPRSPAASSSPQVAPGLETAAADSEAPAGRDPDGEKDEQQGEALDSSQKKAKNKKKKNKKKKSPVPAETKDTKKEFALQTPDLSEGKEVEQGKPTDQKPAVEVQNEVTENPEQSIETGSNEDVDCPGDPKIESERKFSRDDSDVNAEAGRAVPDGDTVDSEDDAVPSSGTSASDKGLGHGVVGDDAEEDSAAPSRPPGPENEVPGHALLEDQSPSKDANDASQTEDTEGHMTSESLSQTGRKDLDHISLENDDSAPAGELGDFSSESREEMRGRNGKGRSKEECSVS
- the LRRFIP1 gene encoding leucine-rich repeat flightless-interacting protein 1 isoform X29 yields the protein MDMGTQGSGRKRLPNRERLTAEDDALNQIAREAEARLAAKRAARAEAREIRMKELERQQKETNGYDGELYGSQSLNRRSGGNSSYSGDGRFSTLSSSREETLPSEPSGHLKSSSRSSSRASSARASPVVEERPEKDFTEKGSRSLPGLSAATLASLGGTSSRRGSGDTSISLDTEASIRELKELNELKDQIQDVEGKYMQGLKEMKDSLAEVEEKYKKAMVSNAQLDNEKTNFMYQVDTLKDTLLELEEQLAESRRQYEEKNKEFEREKHAHSVLQFQFAEVKEALKQREEMLEEIRQLQQKQESYSREISDLQETIEWKDKKIGALERQKEFFDSIRSERDDLREEVVMLKEELKKHGIILNSEIATNGETSDALNNVGYQGSPKMTKEELSALKATGDGTLGRANEVEVESGMVENEGRGAVLQSTGQEQRKEDPVKDCVDTEVLHPGEGAEDQTASEDSAPSPGTLVNVKNEEQGESQIENTSLLENPEQVESSEVIDTPGDRAGASLEQSGCLCALDDGIPGPGIGQGGGDALEINNQSKESAEKQEKENQEDCQTNVEEISTEPRQESAPLQVSEVEGQSSADTHEPSGSPTEAVLEAGLTGLGEQVGTVASGPPGCSDDTVSYCEKCVVDATKELDPSIGHDVEKEPARQEAAEPQEVPVPSTEVGGENSEEDGRESRDEEPMEMEVQTIPRSPAASSSPQVAPGLETAAADSEAPAGRDPDGEKDEQQGEALDSSQKKAKNKKKKNKKKKSPVPAETKDTKKEFALQTPDLSEGKEVEQGKPTDQKPAVEVQNEVTENPEQSIETGSNEDVDCPGDPKIESERKFSRDDSDVNAEAGRAVPDGDTVDSEDDAVPSSGTSASDKGLGHGVVGDDAEEDSAAPSRPPGPENEVPGHALLEDQSPSKDANDASQTEDTEGHMTSESLSQTGRKDLDHISLENDDSAPAGELGDFSSESREEMRGRNGKGRSKEECSVS